CAACGAGACCattctttatttattcgtagaaataaaaaatactttgttattCTACTAGTCTATAAATATGTCCAAGAGTCGACTGTtaggtatatatcatattagtaaaaagtggTAAAGTCTAAATGTCACTGCCTCTGATAGATAAGAAGACTAAAAACTCAATAGCGATAATTATAAATCGACTTGAATGGGAGAATTGTTTTCGCATTTATGAGCCAAAATGACTTAGATGAGGTCTTACGCCACTCTGTaaactatacatttatttatagcttACATCGAACTAGGGCCGGATTTAAGGGAGGGCAACCGAGGCAACTGCCCTAGGGCTCCACATGAGAGGTCCTCCCACAATAGAGATTCAAATATCGATCAAATATTAAGTTAACAAATATCTAGATATACCTAGTTTAGTTAATTCGTCCCTACCGGGTGTCtcgcttcaattttttttcttatagctATTGATTTTTtccataaatacaaacatacttATATCCGAGtcatttaatctaaatttaagtAGCGATAGttgaatagttttttaaatgaattataatttcaaatctgTCTTggagtatatttaaaattggacaATTTCGGCtacctatattttaatttaattagattattatttagtaattataatactcTTATTTTCAGTGCCAACTCCATGGAAAAAGGTAGAAAAAGAATGAAGAAGAATGAAGTTCCCACTTGTCTCAATATCTGTCacataaaaatgtcaataaacGTCGAAATgctattatacaattttaaatgacaaaatttacaaaaatgtttattatatccGAATCGTCGATgtgttctttaattttttttaataaaggaacCTAAACGATCTCACCAACATGTGCGACTGGtgagaaacaaatatttttttacaagtaaCAGCTTAAAAACAACTCTAATTTATAACTGCAAATTGACACCAGAACCGTATGTCTTTTCTGACTATGTATACAAGAAGacagaaaaaatatagatttcctTTAGTCAtgatattatcaataaagaatgaatttattgtaataaataaatacaattcaaaagtgaATAAAagatgtaatatgtatttttttagtgcTGAAGAACAAGAGAGACAAGAAAGAGAGCTTCGACAACGCCAAAGAATACCAGTAGTTGACTCATCACAGTCGAGTTGGTGGGTTTTACAGTGGTGGAGTGGTTCCGGTTCAGGACACGGCGATGATTCCACGGTCAAGGTGTGGTTTCCTATTCTCGGCAGTACAGCAGCACTCATGGGCTTGATGGCTTTACTGTAtaagcattttaataaattaaaagctttGGTGTGGAAAACTAAACCAATTTGCGATACTAAGGTTAAACGCGTAAGTATAATTAGAACTTATCATCGTTGAACTCTGTGTTTATTTGTACCTAGTTAATATTTTGtgcgtataaatattaactgtttTTACTGCGatgtaggtatttataatagtctgggtaggtaccacccactcatcagatattctaccatcaaacagcagtacccagtattgttgtgttccggtttgaagatgagccagtgtaattacaggcaaaagggacatacctaacatcttagtttccaaggttggtgagacattggcgatgtaaggaatggttaatatttcctacaacgCCATTTTCTACgggcggtggttaccacttaccatcaggtggcccatttgctcgtccgcctacctatatcatataaCTATACAACTACTAATTACGCTATATACTACAAAGTCCTCCGGCATAGACCGTACTCTGAAATAGCCTTCTGTCGTACTGTTGAAGACAATGACATTTAGATGCagacaattttactattattttaaatattgatataatattactaacagtatgcAATAAAACATGATATCTACTGGGGATGTTATGAACCTCCGTTATCGTATCTGaaaccgatattttttttataatttttatacttcaaGAAAATATCTCATTGCTTTTTAAtcctatttgttaaataaaagccTACCAAAAAAgtcaaatttcaaaataatctaatttgcGTAACAGAAACTATTTAAGTACGTAGGTAAATTTCatcgttttgaaatatttttcttcagcgacatattataaag
This genomic stretch from Vanessa atalanta chromosome 5, ilVanAtal1.2, whole genome shotgun sequence harbors:
- the LOC125064272 gene encoding uncharacterized protein LOC125064272, whose amino-acid sequence is MCDCAEEQERQERELRQRQRIPVVDSSQSSWWVLQWWSGSGSGHGDDSTVKVWFPILGSTAALMGLMALLYKHFNKLKALVWKTKPICDTKVKRKSSPEKIKICVCKD